Proteins encoded together in one Nostoc sp. PCC 7524 window:
- a CDS encoding tellurite resistance TerB family protein, whose translation MVTDSNVKNLVKILIGAAWIDGKIQPEERQYLREIAQAKGLANDPEIKPWLYELVAVQPNECYTWVNEYLGDRPSTEDCENLIEAISGLIYSDGEVAIEEARLLTKLQELTKPNESNQSAQTALLKQIKKLYRRWVEVQN comes from the coding sequence ATGGTTACTGATTCCAATGTCAAAAATTTAGTTAAAATCCTGATAGGAGCCGCTTGGATTGATGGCAAAATCCAGCCTGAAGAACGGCAATATTTACGTGAAATCGCTCAAGCTAAAGGTTTGGCTAATGATCCAGAAATTAAGCCTTGGCTATATGAATTAGTGGCTGTACAACCAAACGAATGTTACACATGGGTGAATGAATACTTAGGCGATCGCCCCAGTACCGAAGACTGCGAAAATCTCATTGAGGCCATCAGTGGTTTAATTTACAGTGATGGTGAAGTCGCGATCGAAGAGGCAAGACTCCTGACAAAATTGCAGGAGCTAACCAAACCCAACGAGTCTAATCAGTCAGCACAGACTGCACTGCTCAAACAAATTAAAAAGCTTTACCGTCGTTGGGTTGAAGTTCAAAATTAA
- a CDS encoding 16S rRNA (cytosine(967)-C(5))-methyltransferase: protein MTNPRQIAFITLRDVHKGAYADVALDRVLQKFKLSDIDRRLVTELVYGSVRRQRTLDALIDQLATKKSHQQPSDLRSILHLGFYQLRYQERIPESAAVNTTVQLAKENGLAGLTGFVNGLLRQYVRLAQTLPDPLKLPENPVERLGILHSFPDWIIEVWLEQLGLEATERLCEWMNQTPTIDLRINPLRTSIEEVETSLTSAGILARWIPNLPQALRLIGNTGPIKNLPGFSQGWWVVQDASAQLVSHFLDPQPGEVVVDACAAPGGKTTHMAELMEDQGKIWACDRTASRLRKLKENAQRLGLHSIQICTGDSRDLSQFNHTADRVLLDAPCSGLGTLHRHADARWRQTPESVFELSTLQKELMSQTSNFVKPGGVLVYATCTLHPAENEDVITEFLTKHPDWQIVAPSLDSPYAGYATPQGWLKVWPHCEDMDGFFMVRLRKTNNSE from the coding sequence ATGACCAACCCACGTCAAATAGCTTTTATTACCCTACGAGATGTGCATAAAGGAGCTTATGCTGATGTTGCATTAGATAGAGTGCTGCAAAAATTTAAATTGTCTGATATTGATCGTCGGCTAGTTACAGAATTAGTATATGGTAGTGTTCGCAGGCAACGCACCCTTGACGCTCTCATTGACCAACTTGCCACTAAGAAATCTCATCAACAGCCAAGTGATCTCCGCAGCATTTTACATTTAGGCTTTTATCAACTGCGTTATCAAGAACGTATCCCTGAGTCGGCTGCTGTTAATACCACAGTCCAATTAGCTAAGGAAAATGGCTTGGCTGGACTTACAGGTTTTGTCAATGGTTTGTTACGTCAATATGTTCGTTTAGCTCAAACATTACCAGACCCCCTGAAATTACCAGAAAATCCAGTAGAACGTTTGGGCATTTTACACAGTTTTCCTGACTGGATTATAGAAGTCTGGTTAGAACAACTGGGTTTAGAGGCAACAGAAAGACTCTGTGAATGGATGAACCAAACACCCACCATCGACCTGAGAATCAATCCCTTGCGTACTTCCATTGAGGAAGTAGAGACATCGTTAACATCGGCGGGGATTTTAGCCAGGTGGATACCTAATTTACCCCAAGCTTTAAGATTAATTGGCAATACTGGCCCGATTAAGAATTTACCAGGATTTAGTCAAGGTTGGTGGGTTGTACAGGATGCTAGCGCCCAATTAGTGAGTCATTTTCTCGACCCCCAACCAGGCGAAGTCGTGGTTGATGCTTGTGCTGCGCCTGGGGGGAAAACTACTCACATGGCTGAATTGATGGAGGATCAAGGAAAAATTTGGGCTTGCGATCGCACCGCCTCCCGATTGCGTAAACTGAAAGAAAATGCCCAACGCTTGGGTTTACACTCAATTCAAATTTGCACTGGTGACAGCCGTGATTTATCGCAGTTTAATCACACTGCTGACCGAGTTTTATTAGATGCTCCTTGCTCTGGTTTAGGAACTTTACACCGCCATGCTGATGCGCGTTGGCGACAAACACCAGAATCTGTATTTGAACTCTCTACACTCCAAAAAGAACTCATGTCACAAACATCAAATTTTGTCAAACCCGGTGGGGTGTTAGTCTACGCTACTTGTACTTTACATCCAGCCGAAAATGAAGATGTGATCACAGAATTTTTAACAAAGCATCCCGATTGGCAAATTGTAGCCCCCAGTCTTGATTCACCTTATGCTGGCTATGCAACACCCCAAGGTTGGTTAAAAGTTTGGCCGCATTGTGAGGATATGGATGGCTTTTTCATGGTGCGCTTAAGAAAAACCAACAATTCCGAGTGA
- a CDS encoding glycoside hydrolase 100 family protein — MQKINELLTDESIEASAWEALEKSILYYQGRPVGTVAAFDISVEALNYDQCFIRDFVSSALIFLIKGRTDIVRNFLEETLKLQPKERQLDAYKPGRGLIPASFKVVSDNGAEYLEADFGEHAIARVTPVDSCLWWILLLRAYVVATKDISLAYQPEFQTGIRLIMEICLANRFDMYPTLLVPDGACMIDRRMGIYGHPLELQVLFYAALRAAREMLICQGNQDIVEAIDNRLPLLCAHIRQHYWIDINRLNAIYRFKSEEYGKAAVNLFNIYVDSIPYYELDKWLPKKGGYLAGNVGPSQLDTRFFSLGNLMAIISDLATEEQAQAIMTLIEERWEDLVGDMPMKICYPALENEEYRIVTGCDPKNIPWSYHNAGSWPVLMWMLSAASIKTNKPYLVAKAIEIAQTRIFEDEWPEYYDGKKGRLIGKQARKYQTWTIAGFLLAKELIKDRNYLSLVSFDELPAELVSRACEFEISSVDPYMSR, encoded by the coding sequence ATGCAAAAAATCAATGAATTACTAACAGATGAAAGCATAGAAGCATCAGCTTGGGAAGCACTAGAAAAATCTATCTTATATTATCAAGGTCGCCCAGTCGGGACAGTAGCTGCTTTTGATATTTCTGTAGAGGCGCTGAATTACGACCAATGTTTTATTCGGGATTTTGTTTCTTCAGCTTTGATTTTTCTGATCAAAGGCAGAACAGATATTGTCCGCAACTTTTTAGAAGAAACTTTAAAGTTACAGCCTAAAGAAAGACAATTAGATGCCTATAAGCCGGGTAGGGGTTTAATTCCAGCTAGTTTTAAAGTAGTATCAGATAATGGTGCAGAGTATTTAGAAGCAGATTTTGGTGAACACGCGATCGCTAGAGTTACGCCAGTAGATTCTTGTTTATGGTGGATTCTGTTATTGCGTGCTTATGTGGTTGCCACCAAAGATATATCTCTAGCCTATCAGCCTGAATTCCAAACTGGTATCAGGTTGATTATGGAAATCTGCTTGGCTAATCGTTTTGATATGTACCCGACGCTGTTAGTTCCAGATGGCGCTTGCATGATTGACCGAAGAATGGGGATTTATGGACATCCTCTGGAATTACAAGTTTTATTTTATGCGGCATTGCGGGCTGCTCGTGAAATGTTAATTTGTCAGGGTAATCAAGATATTGTAGAAGCAATTGATAATCGCTTACCTCTATTGTGCGCCCATATCCGTCAGCATTATTGGATAGATATTAATCGCCTCAATGCTATTTACCGTTTCAAAAGTGAAGAATACGGTAAAGCCGCAGTTAATTTATTTAATATCTATGTAGACTCTATTCCTTACTATGAATTAGACAAATGGCTACCAAAAAAAGGTGGTTATTTAGCTGGTAATGTCGGGCCATCCCAGTTAGATACTCGTTTCTTTTCCCTAGGTAACTTGATGGCAATTATTTCCGACCTCGCTACCGAAGAACAAGCGCAAGCCATCATGACTCTGATTGAGGAAAGATGGGAAGATTTAGTGGGAGATATGCCCATGAAAATCTGTTATCCAGCTTTAGAAAATGAAGAATACAGAATTGTCACAGGATGCGACCCTAAAAATATACCTTGGTCATATCATAATGCTGGCAGTTGGCCCGTTCTCATGTGGATGTTAAGCGCAGCATCTATCAAAACTAATAAACCTTATCTGGTAGCTAAGGCTATTGAAATTGCTCAAACACGCATTTTTGAAGATGAATGGCCAGAATATTATGATGGCAAGAAAGGGAGACTCATCGGTAAGCAAGCCAGAAAATATCAAACATGGACAATTGCTGGTTTCTTATTGGCTAAAGAACTCATCAAAGACCGCAATTATTTATCTTTAGTGAGTTTTGATGAATTGCCAGCAGAATTAGTCTCTAGAGCCTGTGAATTTGAAATCAGTAGTGTAGATCCATATATGTCTCGATAA
- a CDS encoding Coenzyme F420 hydrogenase/dehydrogenase, beta subunit C-terminal domain produces the protein MTSLFPHQKAKALKAGSRRPAKELCSECGLCDTYYIHYVKEACAFITQQIDTLEEQTHTRSRNLDNPDELYFGVHQDMIAARKQQPIEGAQWTGIVSTIAIEMLNRGLVEGVVCVQNSKEDRFQPMPVIARTPEEILAARVNKPTLSPNLSILEQVEQSGMKRLLVIGVGCQIQALRAVEKKLGLEKLYVLGTPCVDNVTRAGLQKFLETTSRSPETVVHYEFMQDFRIHFKHEDGSIEKVPFFGLKTNQLKDIFAPSCMSCFDYVNSLADLVVGYMGAPFGWQWIVVRNDTGKEMLDLVKDQLDTQPVMSEGNRKEAVQQGIPAYDKGVTLPMWVAKLMGVVIDKIGPKGLEYARFSIDSHFTRNYLFVKRNYGEKLEAHVPEFAKRIVGQYKLPE, from the coding sequence ATGACCTCGCTTTTCCCTCACCAAAAAGCCAAAGCCCTAAAAGCTGGTAGCCGTCGCCCTGCTAAAGAACTATGCAGCGAGTGCGGACTATGCGACACATACTATATCCATTATGTCAAGGAAGCCTGTGCGTTTATCACCCAGCAGATAGACACCCTGGAAGAACAAACACACACTCGTTCTCGGAATCTTGATAACCCCGATGAACTCTACTTTGGTGTACATCAAGACATGATAGCGGCACGAAAACAGCAACCAATCGAAGGCGCACAATGGACGGGTATAGTCAGCACCATTGCTATCGAAATGCTCAATCGTGGTTTAGTTGAAGGCGTTGTCTGTGTCCAAAACAGCAAAGAAGACCGCTTTCAACCCATGCCCGTAATTGCCCGCACACCAGAAGAAATACTAGCAGCACGGGTAAATAAACCCACACTCTCCCCCAACCTTTCCATTTTGGAACAGGTAGAACAATCAGGGATGAAACGACTGTTAGTAATTGGCGTTGGTTGTCAAATCCAAGCACTCAGGGCAGTAGAAAAAAAATTAGGTCTAGAAAAGCTGTATGTTCTAGGTACACCTTGCGTAGATAACGTTACCCGCGCCGGACTGCAAAAATTCTTAGAAACCACCAGCCGATCGCCTGAGACAGTAGTACATTACGAATTCATGCAAGACTTCCGCATTCACTTCAAGCATGAAGACGGCTCAATTGAGAAAGTTCCCTTCTTCGGCTTAAAGACAAACCAACTCAAAGATATCTTTGCGCCATCTTGTATGAGTTGCTTTGATTACGTCAACTCCCTAGCGGATTTAGTCGTCGGTTATATGGGCGCACCCTTTGGTTGGCAGTGGATTGTTGTGAGAAATGATACAGGTAAAGAAATGCTGGACTTAGTGAAAGACCAGTTAGACACTCAGCCTGTGATGTCTGAGGGAAATCGGAAAGAAGCTGTACAACAGGGGATTCCTGCTTATGACAAGGGTGTAACTTTACCCATGTGGGTAGCGAAACTGATGGGGGTGGTGATTGATAAGATTGGCCCTAAAGGTTTAGAGTATGCGCGATTCTCAATTGATTCGCACTTTACAAGGAATTATTTGTTTGTGAAGCGGAATTATGGGGAGAAGTTGGAGGCGCACGTTCCGGAGTTTGCCAAGCGGATCGTTGGGCAGTATAAGTTACCGGAGTAA
- a CDS encoding GxxExxY protein — protein sequence MMENEIAKEVVDAAYKIHTRLGPGLFESVYESVLAYELEKRGLWVVRQQTIPVIYETVRLEEGFRADLIVEDKVIIEIKSLEAIHPVHKKQLLTYLRLTDKRLGLLINFGEELIKNGITRLVNNL from the coding sequence ATGATGGAGAATGAGATCGCTAAGGAGGTTGTTGATGCTGCATATAAGATTCATACAAGGTTAGGGCCTGGTTTGTTTGAATCTGTTTATGAGTCCGTTCTGGCTTATGAGTTAGAGAAGCGCGGATTGTGGGTGGTTAGGCAACAGACTATTCCTGTGATTTACGAAACTGTACGTTTGGAAGAAGGCTTTCGGGCTGACCTGATTGTTGAAGATAAAGTAATCATTGAAATCAAGTCTTTAGAAGCAATACATCCAGTACACAAAAAGCAACTGTTGACATACCTCCGCCTGACAGACAAACGCCTTGGCTTGCTAATTAACTTCGGTGAAGAACTAATCAAAAACGGCATCACCCGACTTGTCAATAACTTGTAA
- a CDS encoding methionine gamma-lyase family protein yields the protein MNSLEQLRQAEQALLEIFSGIDAQVKHNLKRVLDAFRNQRVGAHHFAGVSGYGHDDLGRETLDQVFAEVMGAEAAAVRVQFVSGTHAIACALFGVLRPGDEMLAVVGSPYDTLEEVIGLRGQGQGSLIEFGIKYRQLELTPQGTVDWEALSTSITENTRLVLIQRSCGYSWRPSLLISDIEKIVHLVKQQNPHTVCFVDNCYGEFIDIQEPTHVGADLMAGSLIKNPGGTIVTAGGYVAGRADLVEAAACRLTAPGIGSYGGATFDQNRLLFQGLFLSPQMVGEAMKGTYLTGYVFDKLGYPVNPAPLAPRGDVIQAIKLGSAKKLIAFCKAIQQHSPIGSYLDPVPDAMPGYESQVVMAGGTFIEGSTLEFSADGPLREPYVVYCQGGTHWTHVAIALEAAIDAVGRV from the coding sequence ATGAACAGCTTGGAACAGCTGCGGCAAGCAGAACAGGCACTGTTAGAGATTTTTTCTGGAATTGACGCTCAGGTCAAGCATAATCTGAAAAGAGTGCTGGATGCCTTTCGCAATCAGCGTGTAGGGGCGCATCACTTTGCAGGTGTAAGTGGTTACGGTCATGATGATTTGGGACGAGAAACTTTGGATCAAGTTTTTGCGGAAGTGATGGGTGCAGAAGCGGCGGCTGTGCGAGTGCAGTTTGTTTCGGGAACTCACGCGATCGCTTGCGCTTTATTTGGTGTACTCCGTCCTGGGGATGAAATGCTAGCAGTGGTTGGTTCTCCCTACGATACGCTCGAAGAAGTAATTGGTTTACGGGGTCAAGGTCAAGGCTCTCTTATTGAGTTTGGCATAAAATATCGCCAATTGGAGCTAACACCCCAGGGAACTGTAGATTGGGAAGCTTTAAGCACTAGCATTACTGAGAACACCCGTTTAGTGTTAATTCAGCGTTCTTGTGGCTATTCTTGGCGACCAAGCTTATTAATTAGCGATATAGAGAAAATTGTACATCTAGTTAAACAACAAAATCCTCATACAGTTTGCTTTGTTGATAACTGTTATGGGGAATTTATCGATATCCAAGAACCCACTCACGTCGGTGCTGATTTAATGGCAGGGTCATTAATCAAAAATCCCGGTGGTACTATCGTCACCGCAGGGGGTTATGTGGCTGGTCGGGCTGATTTGGTAGAAGCGGCCGCCTGTCGCCTGACTGCCCCTGGGATTGGCAGTTATGGCGGGGCGACCTTTGACCAAAATCGGCTGTTGTTCCAAGGGTTATTTTTATCGCCGCAGATGGTAGGGGAGGCGATGAAAGGGACTTATCTCACGGGGTATGTATTTGACAAGTTGGGTTATCCGGTCAATCCTGCACCTCTTGCGCCCCGTGGGGATGTGATTCAGGCGATTAAATTGGGTTCAGCGAAAAAACTGATTGCCTTTTGTAAGGCGATACAACAGCATTCTCCCATTGGTTCTTACCTTGACCCTGTTCCTGATGCTATGCCGGGGTATGAGAGTCAGGTAGTGATGGCTGGGGGGACGTTTATTGAGGGGAGTACCTTGGAGTTTTCGGCGGATGGGCCTTTGCGTGAGCCTTATGTGGTGTATTGCCAAGGAGGGACTCACTGGACTCATGTGGCGATCGCTCTTGAGGCGGCGATCGACGCGGTGGGGAGAGTTTAG
- a CDS encoding acyl-CoA desaturase: MTIATSTKPQINWVNTLFFLGLHIGALFAFVPGNFSWAAVGVAFFLYWVTGGLGITLGFHRLVTHRSFQTPKWLEYILVFCGTLACQGGPIEWVGTHRIHHLHSDTEPDPHDSNKGFWWSHIGWLIYHSPAHADVPRFTKDIAEDPVYQFLQKYFIFIQIALGLLLLYLGGWSFVVWGIFARIVWVYHCTWLVNSATHKFGYRSHDSGDNSTNCWWVAVLVFGEGWHNNHHAFQYSARHGLEWWEIDLTWMTIQLLQVLGLATNVKLADKKQ; this comes from the coding sequence ATGACAATTGCTACTTCAACTAAACCTCAAATCAATTGGGTCAATACCCTATTTTTCCTCGGTCTACACATCGGCGCTCTCTTTGCCTTTGTTCCTGGTAACTTTAGCTGGGCAGCAGTTGGTGTAGCTTTCTTTCTTTACTGGGTAACTGGTGGTTTAGGCATTACCCTAGGATTTCACCGCCTCGTCACCCATCGCAGTTTCCAGACTCCCAAGTGGCTGGAGTATATCTTGGTATTTTGCGGAACTCTTGCTTGTCAAGGAGGACCAATCGAATGGGTCGGTACACATCGCATTCATCATCTACATTCCGATACTGAACCAGATCCCCATGATTCCAATAAAGGTTTCTGGTGGAGTCACATAGGTTGGCTGATTTATCACTCTCCTGCTCACGCTGATGTTCCTCGTTTTACCAAAGACATTGCCGAAGACCCAGTTTATCAGTTTTTACAGAAATATTTTATTTTTATCCAGATTGCTCTGGGTTTATTGCTGTTATATCTGGGCGGCTGGTCTTTTGTAGTCTGGGGAATTTTCGCTCGCATCGTTTGGGTTTACCATTGCACCTGGTTGGTGAACAGTGCTACCCATAAATTTGGCTATCGCAGCCATGACTCTGGTGATAACTCCACCAATTGCTGGTGGGTAGCTGTGCTAGTGTTTGGCGAAGGTTGGCACAATAATCACCACGCTTTTCAATACTCGGCTCGTCACGGTTTGGAATGGTGGGAAATTGACTTAACTTGGATGACAATTCAATTGTTGCAAGTGCTTGGCCTAGCTACTAATGTAAAACTTGCAGACAAAAAACAATAA
- a CDS encoding fatty acid desaturase: MTTSIIKNQEISNNLGSSELRLKDIIKTLPKECFQLNPRKAWTQAIINVLMVGLGYYSLTISPWFLLPIAWIFTGTALTGFFVIGHDCGHRSFAKRRWVNDLVGHIFMMPLIYPFHSWRIKHNHHHKHTNKLDEDNAWHPIRPEVFGSWDKTRQSAFEFFMRKKLWWVGSVGHWAVVHFDARKFKPQERADVKLSVAVVVIFAAVVFPVLIATTGIWGFIKFWFIPWMVYHFWMSTFTIVHHTYADVPFTAAHKWNEAIAQLFGTIHCDYPRWVEFLCHDINVHVPHHISTAIPSYNLRLAYSSIKENWGSYLHDELKFSWPLMKKITNECQLYVTDVGYQTFDEYYAGK; encoded by the coding sequence ATGACTACATCAATCATCAAGAATCAAGAAATAAGTAATAACCTTGGTAGTTCCGAACTAAGGCTTAAAGATATTATCAAAACTTTGCCAAAGGAATGTTTTCAATTAAATCCTCGTAAAGCTTGGACACAAGCTATCATCAATGTTTTGATGGTCGGTTTAGGCTACTATAGCTTGACGATTTCTCCTTGGTTTCTCTTACCAATCGCTTGGATTTTTACAGGAACTGCTTTAACAGGTTTTTTTGTTATTGGTCATGATTGTGGACATCGTTCATTTGCCAAACGTCGTTGGGTAAATGATTTGGTGGGACATATATTCATGATGCCCTTAATATATCCCTTTCATAGTTGGCGGATTAAGCATAATCATCATCATAAACACACAAACAAGTTAGATGAAGATAATGCTTGGCATCCCATCAGACCAGAAGTATTTGGCAGTTGGGATAAAACTCGCCAATCTGCATTCGAGTTTTTTATGCGTAAAAAACTCTGGTGGGTTGGTTCAGTTGGACATTGGGCTGTTGTGCATTTTGATGCCAGAAAATTCAAACCTCAAGAGCGAGCAGATGTTAAACTTTCTGTAGCTGTAGTAGTCATATTTGCCGCAGTTGTTTTCCCTGTTCTCATCGCTACCACTGGTATTTGGGGATTTATTAAATTCTGGTTTATACCTTGGATGGTTTATCATTTTTGGATGAGTACCTTCACCATTGTTCACCACACTTACGCAGATGTACCTTTCACAGCAGCGCATAAGTGGAACGAGGCGATCGCACAGTTATTTGGTACGATTCATTGTGATTATCCCCGTTGGGTTGAATTCCTCTGTCACGATATTAATGTCCACGTTCCGCATCATATTTCTACTGCCATTCCCTCTTATAATTTGCGGCTAGCTTACAGCAGCATCAAAGAAAACTGGGGTTCTTATTTACATGATGAATTAAAGTTTTCTTGGCCTTTGATGAAGAAGATTACCAACGAATGTCAACTTTATGTAACTGATGTTGGTTATCAAACTTTTGATGAATATTACGCAGGAAAATAA